Proteins encoded together in one Streptomyces sp. TLI_171 window:
- a CDS encoding PadR family transcriptional regulator: MRLPLLALLATGPAHGYQLRRALESTFGPAYQRTNDGQVYVTLGRLEKSGLIEGQDVAQDGRPSKRVFVLTEDGRAELAAWFARPSEGGKVREDFFLKLVLGPHTRLADPRALIDLQRSHCLAAIRGLHATADRSEGHGVSRLLIEGEVLHLKAELDWLERCQQEFT, encoded by the coding sequence GTGCGGCTACCGCTGCTCGCTCTGCTCGCCACGGGCCCCGCGCACGGCTACCAGCTCCGGCGCGCCCTGGAGTCCACGTTCGGCCCGGCCTACCAGCGCACCAACGACGGCCAGGTGTACGTCACGCTCGGCCGGCTGGAGAAGTCCGGCCTGATCGAGGGTCAGGACGTCGCCCAGGACGGGCGGCCCTCGAAGCGGGTCTTCGTGCTCACCGAGGACGGCCGGGCCGAGCTGGCCGCCTGGTTCGCCCGGCCGTCGGAGGGCGGCAAGGTCCGGGAGGACTTCTTCCTCAAACTGGTGCTCGGCCCGCACACCCGGCTGGCCGACCCGCGCGCCCTGATCGACCTGCAGCGCTCGCACTGCCTGGCCGCGATCCGCGGCCTGCACGCCACCGCCGACCGGAGCGAGGGCCACGGCGTGTCCCGGCTGCTGATCGAGGGCGAGGTGCTGCACCTGAAGGCCGAACTCGACTGGCTGGAGCGCTGCCAGCAGGAGTTCACCTGA
- a CDS encoding protein phosphatase produces MTGPNDSGAPDPRAPWDEIAPGLWLGGLHWSDAAGRPSPVVVGAEFDLVVSLCRAAGHGPDREVPHRVLVLPDGPLDAWQLAAVQAMALATAEAMAFGRRVLVRCARGDDRSGLVAAQALLVLGLTVDEAVGLVRANRSLRALRNELFLDYLATGLDTARLLTSLSSPTS; encoded by the coding sequence ATGACCGGTCCGAACGACAGCGGTGCGCCCGATCCGCGGGCGCCGTGGGACGAGATCGCCCCGGGCCTGTGGCTGGGCGGCCTGCACTGGTCGGACGCCGCGGGGCGGCCCTCCCCGGTGGTGGTCGGCGCCGAGTTCGACCTGGTGGTGAGCCTGTGCCGGGCGGCCGGCCACGGCCCGGACCGGGAGGTGCCGCACCGGGTGCTGGTGCTGCCGGACGGGCCGTTGGACGCCTGGCAGTTGGCGGCCGTCCAGGCGATGGCGCTGGCGACGGCGGAGGCGATGGCCTTCGGTCGCCGGGTGCTGGTGCGCTGCGCCCGGGGCGACGACCGGTCGGGACTGGTGGCGGCCCAGGCACTGCTGGTGCTGGGCCTGACGGTGGACGAGGCGGTCGGCCTGGTCCGGGCGAACCGCTCGCTGCGCGCGCTGCGCAACGAGCTGTTCCTGGACTACCTGGCCACCGGCCTGGACACCGCCCGGCTGCTCACCTCGCTCTCCTCGCCGACGTCCTGA
- a CDS encoding cellulose binding domain-containing protein has product MRRVTLSLAAAAALIAAPLGAFAADAAGVSGLVADYAVSQSWSTGFQATYIVTNHTNATVNSWSLAFDLPTGESVSSLWNGVLTSTATPTGTHYTVTSPTWAAPLAPGASAPAVGFGVTTGAVQTAPANCTVNNQPCAGAPADTAAPSVPANLRSTATGPGSVTLGWNAATDNTAVAGYHVREGSAVVATVTGTSATVRGLLGGSSHTFTVSAFDAAGNESANSAAATAVAGTGTSAGTAAPYVDLGAYPTPSLPALSAASGIKEFSLAFIINGSQPCTASWFGAYDPATGWNKADMDAIRDAGGDVRPSFGGANGTELAQSCTTVAALAAQYQKVVDVYALDRVDFDIEGTAVTDHASVDRRSAALAQVQAAQRAKGRDLKVSLTLPVLPSGLTADGVYILQSAKNAGLAVDLVNVMAMDFGDWAAPSPAGKMGAYAIQSAQSTQAQIRSVWTGLTDAQAYAMVGVTPMLGQNDTTSEVFGITDAQQLLAFAQQNHLGELAFWEMTRDANACTGSLPKCTNVPQTPYQFSKIFAAYRG; this is encoded by the coding sequence ATGAGGCGCGTCACCCTGTCCCTGGCCGCGGCCGCGGCCCTGATCGCCGCGCCGCTGGGCGCCTTCGCCGCCGACGCGGCCGGGGTCTCCGGCCTGGTCGCCGACTACGCCGTCAGCCAGAGCTGGTCCACCGGATTCCAGGCGACCTACATCGTCACCAACCACACCAACGCCACGGTCAACAGCTGGTCGCTCGCCTTCGACCTGCCGACCGGCGAGAGCGTCTCCAGCCTGTGGAACGGCGTGCTGACCTCCACCGCCACGCCCACCGGCACCCACTACACGGTGACCTCGCCGACCTGGGCCGCTCCGCTCGCCCCCGGCGCCTCCGCCCCCGCGGTCGGTTTCGGCGTCACCACCGGCGCCGTGCAGACCGCACCCGCCAACTGCACGGTCAACAACCAGCCGTGCGCCGGTGCGCCCGCCGACACGGCCGCGCCGAGCGTGCCCGCGAACCTGCGCTCCACCGCCACCGGGCCGGGCAGCGTCACGCTCGGCTGGAACGCCGCCACCGACAACACCGCGGTGGCCGGCTACCACGTCCGCGAGGGGTCGGCGGTGGTCGCGACCGTCACCGGAACCTCGGCCACCGTGCGCGGCCTGCTCGGCGGCAGCAGCCACACCTTCACCGTCAGCGCCTTCGACGCGGCGGGCAACGAGTCCGCGAACTCCGCGGCCGCCACCGCCGTCGCGGGCACCGGCACCAGCGCAGGCACCGCCGCCCCCTACGTGGACCTCGGCGCCTACCCGACGCCCAGCCTGCCCGCGCTCTCCGCCGCCAGCGGCATCAAGGAGTTCTCGCTGGCGTTCATCATCAACGGCAGCCAGCCGTGCACCGCCAGCTGGTTCGGCGCCTACGACCCGGCCACCGGCTGGAACAAGGCCGACATGGACGCGATCCGGGACGCCGGCGGCGACGTCCGCCCGTCCTTCGGCGGCGCCAACGGCACCGAACTCGCCCAGTCCTGCACCACGGTGGCCGCGCTCGCCGCGCAGTACCAGAAGGTCGTCGACGTCTACGCGCTCGACCGGGTCGACTTCGACATCGAGGGCACCGCGGTCACCGACCACGCCTCGGTCGACCGCCGCTCCGCCGCGCTCGCCCAGGTCCAGGCCGCGCAGCGGGCCAAGGGCCGCGACCTCAAGGTCAGCCTGACCCTGCCGGTGCTGCCCAGCGGCCTGACCGCCGACGGCGTCTACATCCTGCAGTCCGCCAAGAACGCCGGCCTGGCCGTCGACCTGGTCAACGTGATGGCGATGGACTTCGGCGACTGGGCCGCCCCGAGCCCGGCCGGCAAGATGGGCGCCTACGCGATCCAGTCCGCGCAGTCCACCCAGGCCCAGATCCGCTCGGTGTGGACCGGCCTGACGGACGCCCAGGCGTACGCCATGGTCGGCGTCACCCCGATGCTCGGCCAGAACGACACCACCTCCGAGGTGTTCGGCATCACCGACGCCCAGCAACTGCTCGCCTTCGCCCAGCAGAACCACCTCGGCGAGCTGGCGTTCTGGGAGATGACCCGGGACGCCAACGCCTGCACCGGCTCGCTGCCCAAGTGCACCAACGTCCCGCAGACGCCGTACCAGTTCTCGAAGATCTTCGCGGCGTACCGCGGCTGA
- a CDS encoding lytic polysaccharide monooxygenase, with amino-acid sequence MSWSRRLLAASAVGAGALVTITAAAGTAGAHGAMFGPTSRVAACYAEGPETPKSQVCKDLVADSGTQPLYDWNEVNIASANGQSRQIIPDGHLCSANRDKYRALDWARTDWPASSVTAGAKTFNFRVTAPHQGTMTLYLTNSGYNPTQPLKWSDLDLANPIASYATARTSDNGYYNVNATLPQRTGRQLVYMVWQRSDSPEAFYGCSDVDFGGGSSAAAAGAFAATTPSAPTEAQLDAGAGRSTVAHHGHGGDVTTAAAAAGAGAVALSAPDGGNALLGVAGAALVSAVASGVFLARRMRGAAVTA; translated from the coding sequence ATGTCCTGGTCCCGTCGCCTGCTCGCCGCTTCCGCGGTGGGCGCGGGCGCCCTGGTCACCATCACCGCCGCGGCCGGCACCGCGGGCGCCCACGGCGCCATGTTCGGCCCCACCAGCCGGGTCGCGGCCTGCTACGCGGAAGGCCCCGAGACCCCGAAGTCCCAGGTCTGCAAGGACCTGGTGGCCGACAGCGGCACCCAGCCGCTGTACGACTGGAACGAGGTCAACATCGCCAGCGCCAACGGGCAGAGCCGGCAGATCATCCCGGACGGCCACCTCTGCTCGGCCAACCGTGACAAGTACCGCGCCCTGGACTGGGCCCGCACCGACTGGCCGGCCAGTTCGGTGACGGCCGGCGCGAAGACCTTCAACTTCCGGGTCACCGCGCCCCACCAGGGCACCATGACGCTCTACCTCACCAACAGCGGCTACAACCCCACCCAGCCGCTGAAGTGGTCCGACCTGGACCTGGCCAACCCGATCGCCAGCTACGCCACGGCGCGCACCTCGGACAACGGCTACTACAACGTCAACGCCACGCTGCCGCAGCGCACCGGCCGCCAGCTGGTCTACATGGTGTGGCAGCGCTCGGACAGCCCGGAGGCGTTCTACGGCTGCTCGGACGTCGACTTCGGCGGCGGCAGCTCGGCGGCCGCGGCGGGCGCGTTCGCCGCCACCACCCCGTCCGCCCCGACCGAGGCGCAGCTCGACGCGGGCGCGGGCCGCTCGACCGTGGCGCACCACGGCCACGGCGGGGACGTCACCACCGCCGCTGCCGCCGCGGGCGCCGGCGCGGTCGCGCTGTCCGCGCCGGACGGCGGCAACGCCCTGCTCGGCGTGGCCGGCGCGGCGCTGGTGTCGGCCGTCGCCTCGGGCGTGTTCCTGGCCCGCCGGATGCGCGGAGCCGCCGTCACCGCGTGA
- a CDS encoding glycoside hydrolase family 13 protein, whose product MITSLVPGDPPRSSTVLPAEHPLPEEQAASAAADALWWRDAVIYQVYVRSFQDSNGDGIGDLPGVRARLPYLKRLGVDGVWLNPFYPSPQHDHGYDVADYKGVDPMFGTLEDFDLLVEDCRKLGLRLVLDTVPNHCSAEHPWFLEALAATPGSASRNRFHFADGRGAAGELPPNNWRAMFGGPAWSRITEPDGTPGQWYLHMFTPEQPDLNWRNPEVPTEFEKVLRFWLDRGVDGFRIDVAAGLYKHPELPDSPDPDADERTRDSVNPLAWNQPEVHGIWRSWRAICEEYTERDGRQRLLVGEASVPTPAEQAKYVRGDELHQAFFFHLLHAPWDAEHFHQVIDAAVRDITATGSTVTWVLNNHDQVRTTTRFGSPERARAAALLMLSLPGAAYLYQGEELGLPEVDDLPDEVITDPIFHRTGSRKGIRDGCRVPLPWAGTRAPYGFSPEGSAPSWLPQPASFARHTAERALADHTSPYHLYREALHLRRLLPQLGEGTLRWLETPPNVLAFTRGDGLLVATNFGTVPAPAPVTGPPLLSSGPCPPDTLPPATTAWWIQPRH is encoded by the coding sequence ATGATCACGTCCCTCGTCCCCGGCGATCCGCCGCGCTCCTCCACCGTCCTCCCCGCCGAGCACCCGCTCCCGGAGGAACAGGCGGCCTCCGCCGCCGCCGACGCCCTGTGGTGGCGCGACGCGGTGATCTACCAGGTGTACGTGCGCAGCTTCCAGGACTCCAACGGCGACGGCATCGGCGACCTGCCGGGCGTGCGCGCCCGCCTGCCCTACCTGAAGCGCCTCGGCGTGGACGGGGTGTGGCTGAACCCGTTCTACCCCTCGCCGCAGCACGACCACGGCTACGACGTGGCCGACTACAAGGGCGTCGACCCGATGTTCGGCACCCTGGAGGACTTCGACCTGCTGGTCGAGGACTGCCGCAAGCTCGGCCTGCGCCTGGTGCTGGACACCGTGCCCAACCACTGCTCCGCCGAACACCCGTGGTTCCTGGAGGCGCTGGCCGCCACCCCCGGCTCCGCCTCCCGCAACCGCTTCCACTTCGCCGACGGCCGCGGCGCGGCCGGCGAACTGCCGCCCAACAACTGGCGGGCGATGTTCGGCGGACCGGCCTGGAGCCGGATCACCGAGCCCGACGGCACCCCGGGGCAGTGGTACCTGCACATGTTCACCCCGGAGCAGCCCGACCTGAACTGGCGCAACCCCGAGGTGCCCACCGAGTTCGAGAAGGTGCTGCGGTTCTGGCTGGACCGCGGCGTGGACGGCTTCCGCATCGACGTCGCCGCCGGCCTGTACAAGCACCCCGAACTGCCGGACTCCCCCGACCCGGACGCCGACGAGCGCACCCGCGACTCGGTCAACCCGCTGGCCTGGAACCAGCCGGAGGTGCACGGCATCTGGCGGTCCTGGCGGGCGATCTGCGAGGAGTACACCGAGCGGGACGGACGGCAGCGGCTGCTGGTCGGCGAGGCGTCCGTGCCGACGCCCGCCGAGCAGGCCAAGTACGTGCGCGGGGACGAACTGCACCAGGCGTTCTTCTTCCACCTGCTGCACGCCCCGTGGGACGCCGAGCACTTCCACCAGGTGATCGACGCCGCGGTGCGCGACATCACCGCCACCGGGTCCACCGTCACCTGGGTGCTCAACAACCACGACCAGGTCCGCACCACCACCCGCTTCGGCAGCCCCGAACGGGCCCGCGCGGCCGCCCTGTTGATGCTCTCGCTGCCCGGCGCGGCCTACCTGTACCAGGGTGAGGAGCTGGGCCTGCCGGAGGTCGACGACCTGCCGGACGAGGTGATCACCGACCCGATCTTCCACCGCACCGGCAGCCGCAAGGGCATCCGGGACGGCTGCCGCGTCCCGCTGCCGTGGGCCGGCACCCGCGCCCCCTACGGCTTCAGCCCGGAGGGCTCGGCCCCGAGCTGGCTGCCGCAGCCCGCCTCGTTCGCCCGGCACACCGCGGAGCGGGCGCTGGCCGACCACACCTCCCCGTACCACCTGTACCGGGAGGCGCTGCACCTGCGCCGGCTGCTCCCGCAGCTCGGCGAGGGCACCTTGCGCTGGCTGGAGACCCCGCCGAACGTGCTGGCCTTCACCCGCGGCGACGGCCTGCTGGTCGCCACCAACTTCGGCACCGTCCCCGCCCCGGCCCCGGTCACCGGCCCGCCCCTGCTCTCCTCCGGCCCCTGTCCGCCCGACACCCTGCCCCCGGCCACCACCGCCTGGTGGATCCAGCCCCGCCACTGA
- the gdhA gene encoding NADP-specific glutamate dehydrogenase, which yields MPATPSSAVSTETDARLIEPLYQEVLRRNQGENEFHQAVREVLDTLGPVLVKRPELLDARIVERICEPERQLIFRVPWSDDRGGIHVNRGFRVEFSSALGPYKGGLRFHPSVNLGIVKFLGFEQIFKNALTGMPIGGGKGGSDFDPKGRSDAEIMRFCQSFMLELHRHLGEYTDVPAGDIGVGGREIGYLFGQYKRITNRYESGVLTGKGLGWGGAQARTEATGYGCVMFTEEMLRTRGESLAGQRVVVSGSGNVAIYATEKAQQLGATVLTCSDSTGYVVDEKGIDLALLKEVKETRRGRVSDYAEARGPHVKYVAGTGVWNVPCDVALPCATQNELHESDALALVRGGVKAVAEGANMPTTPEAVRVLQEAGVAFAPGKAANAGGVATSALEMQQNASRDSWTFEHTEARLGEIMKHIHDSCYTTAEKYGSPGNYVVGANIAGFELVADAMLAQGLI from the coding sequence ATGCCGGCCACCCCCAGCTCTGCCGTGTCGACCGAGACCGACGCCCGCCTGATCGAGCCGCTGTACCAGGAGGTGCTGCGCCGCAACCAGGGCGAGAACGAGTTCCACCAGGCGGTCCGCGAGGTCCTCGACACGCTCGGGCCGGTGCTGGTGAAGCGTCCCGAGCTGCTCGACGCACGGATCGTCGAGCGGATCTGCGAGCCCGAGCGGCAGCTGATCTTCCGGGTGCCGTGGTCCGACGATCGGGGCGGCATCCACGTCAACCGCGGGTTCCGGGTGGAGTTCTCCAGCGCGCTCGGCCCGTACAAGGGCGGACTGCGCTTCCACCCCTCCGTCAACCTCGGAATCGTCAAGTTCCTGGGCTTCGAGCAGATCTTCAAGAACGCGCTGACCGGAATGCCGATCGGCGGCGGCAAGGGCGGCTCGGACTTCGACCCGAAGGGCCGCTCGGACGCCGAGATCATGCGGTTCTGCCAGTCGTTCATGCTCGAACTGCACCGCCACCTCGGCGAGTACACCGACGTCCCGGCCGGTGACATCGGTGTCGGCGGCCGCGAGATCGGCTACCTGTTCGGCCAGTACAAGCGGATCACCAACCGCTACGAGTCGGGCGTGCTGACCGGCAAGGGCCTGGGCTGGGGCGGCGCGCAGGCGCGGACCGAGGCCACCGGCTACGGCTGCGTGATGTTCACCGAGGAGATGCTGCGCACCCGCGGCGAGAGCCTCGCCGGGCAGCGCGTGGTGGTCTCCGGCTCCGGCAACGTGGCGATCTACGCGACCGAGAAGGCCCAGCAGCTCGGCGCGACGGTGCTGACCTGCTCGGACTCGACCGGCTACGTGGTGGACGAGAAGGGCATCGACCTGGCGCTGCTGAAGGAGGTCAAGGAGACCCGCCGCGGCCGGGTCTCGGACTACGCCGAGGCCCGCGGCCCGCACGTCAAGTACGTGGCCGGCACGGGCGTGTGGAACGTGCCGTGCGACGTGGCGCTGCCCTGCGCGACCCAGAACGAGCTGCACGAGTCGGACGCGCTGGCGCTGGTCCGCGGCGGGGTGAAGGCCGTCGCCGAGGGCGCCAACATGCCCACCACCCCCGAGGCGGTGCGGGTCCTGCAGGAGGCCGGCGTGGCGTTCGCGCCCGGCAAGGCCGCCAACGCGGGCGGCGTCGCCACCAGTGCCCTGGAGATGCAGCAGAACGCCTCCCGCGACTCGTGGACCTTCGAGCACACCGAGGCCCGCCTCGGCGAGATCATGAAGCACATCCACGACTCCTGCTACACCACCGCCGAGAAGTACGGCAGCCCCGGCAACTACGTGGTCGGCGCGAACATCGCCGGCTTCGAGCTGGTCGCCGACGCGATGCTGGCGCAGGGCCTGATCTGA
- a CDS encoding MFS transporter, protein MTDAVTTTAAPPSGAAEPYRWRWVALFVILAAEVMDLLDSLVTNIAAPAIRADIGGGESTIQWLGAAYTLAMAIGLITGGRLGDIFGRRRMFMIGAAGFTIGSLFCGLAQEPWQLIVARVAQGLLGAVMLPQGLGIMKEIFSPKEQGAAFGMFGPVMGLSTVGGPILAGWLIDADFGGTGWRMIFLINIPLGLFAFVGGRVFLPAQAEGPTVRLDLVGALLAAVGAATVIYPLVQGREHDWPLWAFALLAVGVAIFGLFGWYEARRKATGADPLVEPSLFAKRGFSGGMVLGLIFFTAMTGFWLTFSLYTQLGLHYSALKSGLAGIPASVGMVIAFIASQALQKYGRKVMHAGLLVMVAGVLGLMYTLHSQGAAVTPWQTVPALAVTGLGMGLVMAPFFGMVLASVEAHETGSASGTLTSVQQLGAALGSAILGTVFFERLKTADFASAEQITLWTEVGLLVVVFAAIFLLPMHGRPEHEEGGEGGPVEAADAVAPAPRTAGEHQAV, encoded by the coding sequence ATGACCGACGCGGTCACCACGACGGCTGCGCCGCCCTCCGGCGCAGCCGAACCCTACCGTTGGCGCTGGGTCGCGCTGTTCGTGATCCTCGCCGCCGAGGTGATGGACCTGCTCGACTCGCTGGTCACCAACATCGCCGCGCCCGCGATCCGGGCCGACATCGGCGGCGGCGAGTCCACCATCCAGTGGCTGGGCGCCGCCTACACGCTGGCGATGGCCATCGGCCTGATCACCGGCGGCCGGCTCGGCGACATCTTCGGCCGCCGCCGGATGTTCATGATCGGTGCGGCGGGCTTCACCATCGGCTCGCTGTTCTGCGGCCTGGCCCAGGAGCCCTGGCAGCTGATCGTCGCGCGGGTGGCCCAGGGCCTGCTCGGCGCGGTGATGCTGCCCCAGGGCCTGGGCATCATGAAGGAGATCTTCTCGCCCAAGGAGCAGGGCGCGGCGTTCGGCATGTTCGGCCCGGTGATGGGCCTGTCGACGGTCGGCGGCCCGATCCTGGCCGGCTGGCTGATCGACGCGGACTTCGGCGGCACCGGCTGGCGGATGATCTTCCTGATCAACATCCCGCTCGGCCTGTTCGCCTTCGTCGGCGGCCGGGTCTTCCTGCCCGCGCAGGCCGAGGGTCCGACCGTCCGGCTCGACCTGGTCGGCGCGCTGCTGGCCGCCGTCGGCGCGGCCACCGTCATCTACCCGCTGGTCCAGGGCCGCGAGCACGACTGGCCGCTGTGGGCGTTCGCGCTGCTGGCGGTCGGCGTGGCGATCTTCGGCCTGTTCGGCTGGTACGAGGCGCGCCGCAAGGCCACCGGGGCGGACCCGCTGGTCGAGCCCAGCCTGTTCGCCAAGCGCGGCTTCAGCGGCGGCATGGTGCTCGGCCTGATCTTCTTCACCGCGATGACCGGCTTCTGGCTCACGTTCAGCCTCTACACGCAGCTGGGCCTGCACTACAGCGCGCTGAAGTCCGGCCTGGCCGGCATCCCGGCCTCGGTCGGCATGGTGATCGCCTTCATCGCCTCGCAGGCGCTGCAGAAGTACGGCCGCAAGGTGATGCACGCCGGCCTGCTGGTGATGGTCGCCGGCGTGCTCGGCCTGATGTACACCCTGCACAGCCAGGGCGCGGCCGTCACGCCGTGGCAGACCGTCCCGGCGCTCGCGGTCACCGGTCTGGGCATGGGCCTGGTGATGGCCCCGTTCTTCGGCATGGTGCTGGCCTCGGTGGAGGCGCACGAGACCGGCTCCGCCTCCGGCACCCTGACGTCCGTCCAGCAGCTCGGCGCCGCCCTGGGCAGCGCCATCCTGGGCACGGTGTTCTTCGAGCGCCTCAAGACGGCGGACTTCGCGAGCGCCGAGCAGATCACGCTGTGGACGGAGGTGGGCCTGCTGGTGGTGGTGTTCGCCGCGATCTTCCTGCTCCCGATGCACGGCCGCCCCGAGCACGAGGAGGGCGGCGAGGGCGGGCCCGTCGAGGCCGCCGACGCGGTGGCCCCCGCTCCGCGCACGGCGGGCGAGCACCAGGCGGTGTGA
- a CDS encoding lamin tail domain-containing protein: MTEPRTPRWRRRLSLLLAAVAVPAVSAGVLTATPAAAAPADDIRINEVVTTGSVNDSIELYNKGTATIDLSGWILKDNTSSTYTVAAGTTLAPGGFKAFDVHSSFGLGSSDSARLYLADGSTPVDSFSWTSHSNPSWSRCPDGTGAWGQAAAPTLGSANTCSGGGTGSTTPVAWPGSSTVTTADAANVFGSDLSGLQQEGGVMWGVQNSGKLWRLVPNGSGGWKPDTANGWTSGKALRFTGGTGTPDDEGVTLTSAGSAGGVYVSSERNADSSSTSRLSVLRYDVSGTGATLTATREWNLTADLPSTGSNAGLEGVTWVPDSYLTGAGFKDSATGAAYDPAHYAAHTGGVFFVGVEGTGTLYGYVLLEAGGFTKVATVSSGMAGVMELSWEPQANRMWVVCDDTCSGQARTFKVNSAGAFAVTAVHNRPTGMSNINNEGFTTAGADECVSGSKPVYWSDDSNTGGHALRKGTITC, translated from the coding sequence GTGACCGAACCGCGCACCCCCAGGTGGCGTCGTCGCCTCTCCCTGCTGCTGGCCGCCGTCGCCGTACCGGCCGTCAGCGCGGGAGTCCTCACCGCGACTCCCGCCGCCGCCGCGCCGGCCGACGACATCCGCATCAACGAGGTGGTGACGACCGGGTCGGTGAACGACTCGATCGAGCTGTACAACAAGGGCACCGCGACGATCGACCTGTCCGGGTGGATCCTCAAGGACAACACCAGCAGCACGTACACCGTCGCCGCCGGCACCACCCTGGCCCCCGGCGGCTTCAAGGCGTTCGACGTGCACAGCAGCTTCGGCCTCGGCTCCTCCGACAGCGCCCGGCTCTACCTGGCCGACGGCAGCACCCCGGTCGACTCCTTCAGCTGGACCTCGCACTCCAACCCGTCCTGGTCGCGCTGCCCCGACGGAACCGGCGCCTGGGGCCAGGCCGCCGCGCCGACCCTCGGCTCCGCCAACACCTGCTCCGGCGGCGGCACCGGCTCCACCACCCCCGTCGCCTGGCCCGGCAGCTCCACCGTCACCACCGCGGACGCCGCCAACGTGTTCGGCAGCGACCTCTCCGGCCTCCAGCAGGAGGGCGGCGTGATGTGGGGCGTGCAGAACTCCGGCAAGCTGTGGCGGCTGGTCCCCAACGGCAGCGGCGGCTGGAAGCCCGACACCGCCAACGGCTGGACCTCCGGCAAGGCGCTGCGCTTCACCGGCGGCACCGGCACCCCCGACGACGAGGGCGTCACCCTGACCTCCGCCGGCTCGGCCGGCGGCGTCTACGTCTCCAGCGAGCGCAACGCCGACTCCTCCTCCACCAGCCGGCTCTCCGTGCTGCGCTACGACGTCTCCGGCACCGGCGCCACACTGACCGCCACCCGGGAGTGGAACCTCACCGCCGACCTCCCCTCCACCGGCTCCAACGCCGGCCTGGAAGGCGTCACCTGGGTCCCCGACAGCTACCTGACGGGCGCGGGCTTCAAGGACTCCGCGACCGGCGCCGCCTACGACCCCGCCCACTACGCGGCGCACACCGGCGGCGTGTTCTTCGTCGGCGTCGAGGGCACCGGCACGCTCTACGGCTACGTCCTGCTGGAGGCCGGCGGCTTCACCAAGGTCGCCACCGTCAGCAGCGGCATGGCCGGCGTGATGGAACTCTCCTGGGAGCCGCAGGCCAACCGGATGTGGGTGGTCTGCGACGACACCTGCTCCGGCCAGGCGCGCACCTTCAAGGTCAACAGTGCCGGCGCGTTCGCCGTCACGGCCGTCCACAACCGCCCCACCGGCATGTCGAACATCAACAACGAGGGCTTCACCACGGCCGGCGCCGACGAGTGCGTCAGCGGCAGCAAGCCCGTCTACTGGTCCGACGACAGCAACACCGGCGGCCACGCCCTGCGCAAGGGCACCATCACCTGCTGA
- a CDS encoding Immediate-early protein 2 — MTEFRIVQATALDVDETWRRVTDWPRHGAGVPFTRVESDGRTVRARTGVGRIGFDDVMDLARWEPPQDGRPGICRLAKRGPVVHGWAEIEVRRYRGGAVVRWREDLRFDLLPALFDRPTAWCGRIVFRRALRALLR, encoded by the coding sequence ATGACCGAGTTCAGGATCGTGCAGGCCACCGCGCTGGACGTCGACGAGACCTGGCGGCGCGTCACCGACTGGCCGCGGCACGGGGCCGGCGTCCCGTTCACCCGGGTCGAGTCCGACGGGCGGACGGTGCGGGCCAGGACCGGCGTGGGCCGGATCGGCTTCGACGACGTGATGGACCTGGCCCGCTGGGAGCCCCCGCAGGACGGCCGGCCCGGGATCTGCCGGCTCGCCAAGCGCGGCCCGGTGGTGCACGGCTGGGCGGAGATCGAGGTCCGCCGCTACCGCGGCGGCGCGGTGGTCCGGTGGCGGGAGGACCTCCGCTTCGACCTGCTGCCGGCGCTGTTCGACCGGCCGACGGCCTGGTGCGGGCGGATCGTGTTCCGCCGGGCGCTGCGCGCCCTGCTGCGGTGA
- a CDS encoding TetR/AcrR family transcriptional regulator, translated as MAAKRASQVRKSVWLAPPPTRGRRAGRAEARTGGAGGLDREVIVAAAVRLLDEQGEAKFSMRALAARLDVTPMSLYWYVADKDDLLELALDVVAGEMALPAPGDGSDWQAGLRALAVTWRAAMLAHPWAVRIYADYLNIGPNSVRFSARALEVARDSPLPEADALAALSAVFQYAYGFTTTEINWREKAAAAGTTTDGLIAEITEAVSKVPEIAESGALVERPREPEHLLREREFHRALDWLLAGMRAGLPGAP; from the coding sequence GTGGCCGCGAAGCGAGCCTCCCAGGTCAGGAAGAGCGTGTGGCTCGCCCCGCCGCCCACCCGCGGCCGTCGCGCGGGCCGGGCCGAGGCGCGCACCGGTGGCGCGGGCGGCCTGGACCGGGAGGTGATCGTCGCGGCGGCGGTCCGGCTGCTGGACGAGCAGGGCGAGGCGAAGTTCTCGATGCGGGCGCTGGCGGCCCGGTTGGACGTCACGCCGATGTCGCTGTACTGGTACGTCGCCGACAAGGACGACCTGCTGGAGCTGGCGCTGGACGTGGTGGCGGGCGAGATGGCGCTGCCGGCGCCGGGCGACGGCTCGGACTGGCAGGCGGGCCTGCGGGCGCTCGCGGTGACCTGGCGGGCGGCGATGCTGGCGCACCCGTGGGCGGTGCGGATCTACGCCGACTACCTGAACATCGGACCGAACTCGGTGCGCTTCTCGGCCCGCGCGCTGGAGGTGGCCCGGGACTCCCCGCTGCCGGAGGCCGACGCGCTGGCGGCGCTGTCCGCGGTCTTCCAGTACGCGTACGGCTTCACCACCACGGAGATCAACTGGCGGGAGAAGGCGGCCGCGGCGGGGACCACCACCGACGGCCTGATCGCGGAGATCACCGAGGCGGTGTCGAAGGTCCCGGAGATCGCCGAGTCGGGTGCGCTGGTGGAGCGCCCCCGGGAGCCCGAGCACCTGCTCCGCGAACGCGAGTTCCACCGCGCCCTGGACTGGCTGCTGGCCGGCATGCGGGCCGGGCTCCCCGGTGCGCCGTGA